The DNA window TGCGGCGGTTCAGCCCCGCCTGTGCCGGGAAGACCCGACTCCGGAGGGCTGGACGTCGTCTGGCTCGACGGCGGGGTGAAACCGCCGCGCGTGGCGAAGTGGGAACGCAAAACGCCCCGCTGATCCTGTTGTCGCAGGTCAGCGGGGCGTTTCGGCTGATGTGGCGAGTGAGGGATTCGAACCCCCGAAGGCAGTGCCGTCTGATTTACAGGCAGGCTCCGCCGCGCGCCGCGCACCCCCGCTGAGCTGGCATTTCGCGCGTTCACCACTACGCGGCCACTCCCGCCTCCCCCGTATTGCCCCCATTTTGCCGCTGGCCCCCCGTTTTCGGGGCCGTGCCGAAGTAGGCGGCGAGCTGCTGGCGGGCCTGAGTCTCGCCGCCGTCGATGCACTTCGCGTACACCCGGAGCAGCACCGCCACGCTGTGCCCGGCCCACTCAGCGACGCGCACGGGGTCACCGGTCGCGTTGAGCATCGCCGACACGGCCGCGGCCCGGAGATCGTAGGGCCGCTTCGCCAGCAGCGGGTGCACGACATCGAGGTCGAACGCGTAGGCGCGAGCACGAGCCCACACGCGCCCGTAGACGCTGCTGGACAGCCGCGCGTCGGATCGCACCGCGCGGACCAGGCGCCCGTCCGCGGCGGTCCCGAACTCGTCCAGGTGCTCCCAGATGTACCGGCTCAGTTCCGCGTTGCAGGGCACCGTGCGCCCATCGTCGTCTTCCCGGTGCTTGAGCCCGCGTTCCTCGCGGCCTTCGCCGTTGTCGGTCCATTCGGCGCCGATGTCGGGAGACGCCGTGTCCAGGTGAATTTCGCCCCAGCCATACTCAAGCTCGCCGGTTTCCTCGTTCCGTACCGGCGCCGGAATGTCGATGTTGGCCCGCTTGAGGTTGACAGCCTCTTCCGGTCGCAGTCCCGCGAAGTACAGCAGGGCGAAGAACACGACCAGCCGCGGGGAGATGCGCGCGACTGCGTTGAGCAGACACCGCGCTTGAATCGCGTTGACCACCGAGCGGCGGTCCACCTGACCGGATACCGCCTTGCTTCGCTTCGCCTTCACCTTGTCCAGCGGGTTGTGGTCAAGCACCTTCTTTTCGACGCCGAAGTCCAGCAGCCCGCGAAGGGTGATCCGGCGAAGACGGATCGTGTCCCGCGCCGCCTTCTTCCCGTCGCGCTTCTTCCCAATCCTCGTCAGCAGCGTGCGCAGTACGTCAAGGTCCGCCACCTCACCGGCTGGCCGCGAGTGATCTTCCGCCCATTTCAGCGCGTCCGCGAGGTGCTCTGGAAATAGCTGGTCTCGCTGGTTGAGGTTGAACGCCCGCCGGAGCGCCACAGAGATGTGGCGAGCGTCGGGACGTCGCCCGCCTTCCGTGAAAGTCGCCATCACAATGACGATGAGCGAATCGGCGATACTTGACCGGTGCTTGGCCGCGCTGTTGTCCCACTTCATTTCGGCGTACGCACGAGCGAGTTGATACCAGGTCATGGCCGTGGGGCTGTCTTGCTTTGGAGCCAACGACGGCGGCAGACCGGTCTGCCGATCAAACGCCTCCCCGCGCTTCGCCGCTGAATTGAGGTCCGAGCGAAACGAATCCGCTTGCCCCTTGAGGGCGAAGCCCTCCTCATGCCGTTTCCCACCCACGCGCCACCGCACGATGTACCGATATGGCACCCGCTCGCCCGCCTTGTTCGTCTTGTAGCGGGCTTGCAGCTCGTTAACGCGGACCTTGTAACTCGTCTTTCCGTTCATCATTTCCCGATCTCCTTGAGGCTGTCCATCCAGCGGTCGAAATCGACAGCCCGTATTCGCAGTTCGCCGTTGGGAAGTTTCAGGCACGGCGGAGCCGTGTCCTTTTGGCGCCATTCGTAGAAAGTTCGTCGCGCGACGTTCAGCGCGGTACAGATGTCATCGACAGTCAGCATCGACAAGGTGACTCGTGGCGTGGTCATTGTTCTGGAGCTCCCCGAGGTCGCAATTCACGGTGTGGGCCTGGTCGAACACGGCTTGCTCCTTCGGGTCGGGTGACTCGGTTGGTGGGGTGTCACTGCTGATGTCACTGGTGTTTGTGCTGGTCAGTGCGGGTTGGGTGACGGGGTGACAGGTGTGACAGGCGTGGGGTGTCCTGGGGTGTCACACCCCGGTGTCACTCCTGTTCGCGCTGGTCAGGGTCTTGGGGTGACAGCGGTGACAGGTGTGGCAGGGGTGGGGTGTCCCCGCCAGACCGGCACGTCCACAGGCGCCTGAACTGCAAGAACGTCCTCGTACTCGTACTCCGTGCCGTCAAACGACATCTCAGCCTGACGGCGGGTGCTGAATGCGGTCCTCATCTGGTGTTCCTCTCTGTCGTAGCGACACACTCAAACTAGCGCCAATTGGCGCTAATGCAAGCGCTACTTTCGCTAGTTGAACCTCGGGAAGCTGTGCTTTGCGGCCGATTGGCGCTAGTATTTGCGCTGGTCTAAGGGCTAAGGAAGGGGCTAGATGAGTCGGAACTGGGATCAGGTCGCGAGTGCCATAACCACCCGTTTGGCAGAGCTGGAGATGACCCAGCAGGAGCTGGCCAACCGCTCGAAGGTGAGCACCGCGACCTTGCGCGAGTTGTCGCACAACCGGAACCCGCGGCGGCGTTCGGACCGGCTCCTGCGCGCAATCTCGGTTGCTCTCCAGTGGCCCAGCGACCATCTGGCGCAGGTCGCCGACGGCGAACTATCGGCTAGCAGTCCGGACCGGCTGACCGCGCTGGAAACCGAGGTAGCCCGGCTGTCTGAACGAGTGCGGATGCTTGAAAGCAAGACGGACTAGCCCAGCCCACGAAAGAAGCGGACGATGCCGCCAATCGCATCGCTGACCATGCCGCCCAACCCCTTGGCGAACCCCGCAGCATCGCCCGGGTACTTCACGACTAGCACGAGCAGCGCGATCACGACCGCCGCGCCGATCAGCTTCGCCAGCAAGCCGCCCCCCGTTTTGAGTCCAGGGATCGTGTTCTTGGCCATCTCGGTCTCCACTCCGTGTTGGTTCGGCTTTCGTTGCGATGACTCAAGTTCAGCGGAACCAGACGTCGGGCAGCAGTGCACACAACGGGGCACACGGACTCTCAAGGGGGGCACACGAGTCTGAGCGTGTGCCCCCCTTGACAACCCGGATCCGTGTTTAACTTGACCTTGCAGGGGAGGAGGGGAACGCGTGAGCCAGAGGAACAAGGGGCCGAATCACCTGCTTGACGCTCGTATGCGGGAGGCGGGCGTCAGCAACAAAGGTCTGGCCAAGCGAGTGCAGGACCTCAGTCGCCAGGACGGGGGTCAGGCGGTCTCGCCAAGTCACACGAGCATCGCCAAGTACCTGAGTGGCCAGATCGGCCAGCCCTCGCCGCGGGCCTGTCAGGTCATCGCCAAGGTGCTCGGCAACCTGCTCGGACGCCCGCTGACAAGCGCGGATATCGGGTACCCAGAAGCCCCGGCGGCCGAAGGCACCGATTCGACGCTGGAATACCCCACGACCATCGGGGACAGCATCACCGCGCTTGCCCACCTCACCGACCACGAACTCAAGAGAGATACCACCGCGGCCAAGCTGCTCGTAGTCCCTGAAGCCTGGTCATCCCTACTGGTGAAGGCTATGTACGGGCAGGATGCTGACGACGCAGCCGTCGTCGAACCCGTGCACGTGTCCGCCTCCAGCGTCCAGGAAGTTCGGGATGCAACCGAGATGTTCTCGACCTTCGATCACCGATATGGCGGTGGACAGTCGAAGCCCTTGGTCGCCCAGTTCCTCCAGACAGCAGTGTTGCCAGTGATTCCGAGGGTTTCACCCGACACTCAGGTGGGAAGGGACTACTTTCAAGCGGTCGCTTCGTTGACACTCCGGGCCGGTTGGACGGCGTACGACATCGGCGACCACGCCGTTGCTCAACGATTCCTTTACCAGGCTTACAGACTGGCACGAGCCGGACGAGATCGCGCCTTTGCCGGACACGTCTTGGCGTGCATGAGCCATCAGGCAAACTTTCTTGGCCACTACGAACATGCTGTTCATCTCGCACGTGCCGCTATCCACAACGCATCCGGATATGCAACACCAACGTCCATGGCAATGTTTCATGCTTACGTGGCACGAGGACTAGCGTCAATGGGCAACGAACGCGAAACAACCGACGCCTTGTCAACAGCCGAAGACTTCCTAAATAGACGGCAGCCCGAAAACGACCCAGATTGGAATTGGTTCTTCGACTCAGCCGAACTGCATGCCGAGTTTGCGCATTGCTTTCGAGATCTTGGAAATTCTGCCAAAGCAAGCGAACATGCGTCTGCCTCTATCGCCGAATCTAAAGAGACGTTCGTTCGAAGCCTTTCCTTCTGCAACTCAGTGCTAGCCACGTCCCACCTTCTCGCCAATGACCTCGATCATGCCGTTGAGGTGGCAATGGGAGTGGTCGACAGTGCAGTTAACCTGAAATCCTACCGAGTAGTCTCCTATCTCGCCGACTTCAAGCGGAATCTCGGTGAAATGCCTGACTCTGCTGCACGAAAGCGATTCGACGACTACTACGCAGATAAGCTGACATCAGAACACTCCCCAATCGCGGGGCGTATCATCGTTCCGTAGATCGCTCAGACGCTTGGCAATCTCGCGGTCCACCTTTTGCGACTGGCCCGCCTGTTGCGCAATCCAGGTAGTCATGGTCAGCTCTCGAATCCGGCGAATTACTTTATACCCAGACCAGGAAAGCGCGTCGAAGCCAGACGCACGAACGTAGTCTTCATAGTCGCGCTTCGTGATCCACCTCAACGCATCGTAGCCGATCGCCTCAATGCAGAAGTCCCACTCACGTGGACCAATTGAGAAATCTTCGAAATCGATAAGCTTGACTTCACCTGAGCTACGATCGCGCATCAAGTTGTCACGGTGCGCGTCACCGTGAATGACACCTTCACCTAGAATAAATTCGAGATGCGAATAGTCACACTCCAGTTCTTCCTTTCGCAAGAGAAGGAAGTCGCGATCAGATTCGCTTATCGAGCGAATTGACGCTATCCGCCGATCCAGCTTTGCCAATGGGTGAAACTGCGGCAATTCGAGATCAAATGGGGGCGGCAGCTTGTGCAAGGCACACAAAACCCGACCAAGCTCGGCAGCAGTCGGCGATGGCTCCGCAGAATCGATGAACTCCCAGAACGTTACCGGCATTCCCGCAGGGCCAACATGGGTTCGCCCATCACCAGCAAGTCGCACCGATGGGAAATCGTAGCTTGCGAGCCAAGAAGCAATGGCGGTTTCTTTTTCGCTCGACGCAACCGAACGGCCCACGCGCGCCATCACAGGGCGGTCGGCGAGTCGAAACAGGGCGTTCGATCCCATCCGCACAAGCTCGGCCCTATCCGAACTCAGTCCCAAGTCCTCGCAGACCGCCCGAAGTTCTTCGCGGGCGAAGTCAGGAGTGAAGTCGTCTCCGGGCATCCGTCCGCGCTCTCCTTCCGAGTGGTCTTCGCTCGAAGTCAGGTTACGTACCTCGGGGGCAGCATGCCGCACAGCGAGGCGAACACCGGTGAGTCCAACCCCAGCTTGCTTCGGCCACTCAGTTGCCATTTGGACCCCCTTCAACGTCTTGTGCGACCAAAACACACCAGAACTCGTGTTGTGCGCGGCACAGGCGATCTGAGCGCCTCACCTCGAACCCGGCGGACCTGTGACACCTGCGGGGATGTCCTGGGTGTCACACCTGTCACTCTGTCACTTAATGCCGCTTGACCTGCGAAAACAGGTGTGACACGGCAGTGACACCTTGAGTGACACTCTTCTTCCCACTCTTCTTCTATGTCACCCCTGTCACCGAGCGGCTTCAAAGAGGCTGAACCACAAGGGAGGCCAACTAGTGGTTCAGCCTCTTTTTCGGGCGGCGCGGCTGCGCGAGCGATGTTGGCCCCGGAGGTGCACGGCGAGGTCGTTCGGGTAGCACCGGGCGGCCGAGGCTCTCCCCCGTATTGCCCCCAAACGCTCACATGGGGCCGCCTGCGGCCGCACACGGCCGCATAGACGACGAACGCCCCGCTGGCCTGTTGTCGCAGGTCAGCGGGGCGTTTCGGCTGGTGTGGCGAGTGAGGGATTCGAACCCCCGAAGGCAGTGCCGTCTGATTTACAGTCAGATCCCTTTGGCCGCTCGGGCAACTCGCCGTAGCCGGTGTCGCCACCAGCCATCGAAGAGAGTACCCAACGCCGTCGGGCGGTCGGCAACCGGGATACGGCTAGGCTGGCGGGTAACCCTGAGAACCCGAGTACGAGGTGTGAGAACACGTGGCTGATCCCTCTTTCGACGTGGTGAGCAAGGTCGACCGGCAGGAGGTGGACAACGCGCTGAACCAGGCGGGCAAGGAGCTGTCCACGCGCTTCGACTTCCGCGGCACCGGCACCAAGATCGACTGGTCGGGCGAGGAGTCGCTCGTGATCGAGTCGGAGACCGAGGAGCGCGCGCTCGCGGCGGTCGAGGTGTTCAAGGAGAAGCTGATCAAGCGCGGTATCTCGCTGAAGGCGTTCGAGGCCGACGAGCCCGCCATCTCCGGCAAGATCTACAAGCTCAACGGCAAGATCCTGCAGGGCATCGCCTCGGACAAGGCCAAGGAGATCGCGAAGTTCATCCGCGACGAGGGCCCCAAGGGCGTGCAGGCGCAGATCCAGGGCGACCAGCTCCGGGTGTCCGGCAAGAAGAAGGACCACCTGCAGGACGTGATCTCCTCGCTCAAGGGCAAGGACTTCGGCATCGCGCTGCAGTTCACGAATTACCGGTAGGCGGCCGGAAACCGGTCAGATCGCGGTCAGCCCTCCGTCGACGGTGAAGAACGCGCCGTCGAGGTTGACGGCCATGGTGCGGCGCCAGGCGGCGTAGTCGAGTTCGTGCGCCGGGCG is part of the Amycolatopsis sp. CA-230715 genome and encodes:
- a CDS encoding YajQ family cyclic di-GMP-binding protein — protein: MADPSFDVVSKVDRQEVDNALNQAGKELSTRFDFRGTGTKIDWSGEESLVIESETEERALAAVEVFKEKLIKRGISLKAFEADEPAISGKIYKLNGKILQGIASDKAKEIAKFIRDEGPKGVQAQIQGDQLRVSGKKKDHLQDVISSLKGKDFGIALQFTNYR
- a CDS encoding tyrosine-type recombinase/integrase translates to MMNGKTSYKVRVNELQARYKTNKAGERVPYRYIVRWRVGGKRHEEGFALKGQADSFRSDLNSAAKRGEAFDRQTGLPPSLAPKQDSPTAMTWYQLARAYAEMKWDNSAAKHRSSIADSLIVIVMATFTEGGRRPDARHISVALRRAFNLNQRDQLFPEHLADALKWAEDHSRPAGEVADLDVLRTLLTRIGKKRDGKKAARDTIRLRRITLRGLLDFGVEKKVLDHNPLDKVKAKRSKAVSGQVDRRSVVNAIQARCLLNAVARISPRLVVFFALLYFAGLRPEEAVNLKRANIDIPAPVRNEETGELEYGWGEIHLDTASPDIGAEWTDNGEGREERGLKHREDDDGRTVPCNAELSRYIWEHLDEFGTAADGRLVRAVRSDARLSSSVYGRVWARARAYAFDLDVVHPLLAKRPYDLRAAAVSAMLNATGDPVRVAEWAGHSVAVLLRVYAKCIDGGETQARQQLAAYFGTAPKTGGQRQNGGNTGEAGVAA
- a CDS encoding helix-turn-helix transcriptional regulator, with the translated sequence MTTPRVTLSMLTVDDICTALNVARRTFYEWRQKDTAPPCLKLPNGELRIRAVDFDRWMDSLKEIGK
- a CDS encoding phosphotransferase enzyme family protein, which produces MPGDDFTPDFAREELRAVCEDLGLSSDRAELVRMGSNALFRLADRPVMARVGRSVASSEKETAIASWLASYDFPSVRLAGDGRTHVGPAGMPVTFWEFIDSAEPSPTAAELGRVLCALHKLPPPFDLELPQFHPLAKLDRRIASIRSISESDRDFLLLRKEELECDYSHLEFILGEGVIHGDAHRDNLMRDRSSGEVKLIDFEDFSIGPREWDFCIEAIGYDALRWITKRDYEDYVRASGFDALSWSGYKVIRRIRELTMTTWIAQQAGQSQKVDREIAKRLSDLRNDDTPRDWGVF
- a CDS encoding XRE family transcriptional regulator; this encodes MSRNWDQVASAITTRLAELEMTQQELANRSKVSTATLRELSHNRNPRRRSDRLLRAISVALQWPSDHLAQVADGELSASSPDRLTALETEVARLSERVRMLESKTD